The sequence AGCAGGCCGGGCGTGTCGGTGAGCGTCATGCGCGGACCCATGGAGAGGCTCTGCTGCGCCTTGGTCACCGCCGGCTCGTCGCCCACCTTCGCCACCTTGCGCCTGACCAGGGCGTTCATGAGCGTGGACTTGCCCGCGTTGGGGATGCCCATGATCATCATGCGCAGCGGCTTGGTGCCGTCGTTGCGGTGCGGCGCGAGCGCCTGGCACAGCGCGATCACCTTCGCCGCGTCGCCGGCATTGCGGCAGCTGAGCGCCACCGCCCGGAAATCCTTGCGCGCGGGCATGGCCGCGAGCCACTCGCGCGTGGCCGCCGGGTCGGCGAGGTCGGCCTTGTTGAGCACCCGCAGCCGCGGGCGCTGCCGGTGGGCGCACAACTCGGCGATCATGGGGTTGGCGCTCGCCTGGGGCAGGCGGGCATCGACTACCTCGATCACGACGTCCGTGCGCGCCATGGTTTCGGCGGCCTTCTCGCGCGCGAGGGCCATGTGCCCCGGGAACCACTGGATGCTCATGGGTGTGTCACTTCCGGCTGCCGAAGTCCGGTAGGCCCGCCCGGTCGCGAGGCGGGTGGAAAAGGATGAGGGCCTCCACTGGCTCGGCGGGCCGGCACGGCGCACCGGATCGCCCCCGATGGCCGCTCACGAACCCGGGCGCGTCGTCGAAGAGATTCTGGTCCGACGATGCGGTCCCTGTCGGTCTCGAACATGCGCGGATTGGGCGCCGCCGCGGCGAAGTGCGCGTTCATGAGAGTGAACAGAGGGCCGTCGAAGAGCCGTGAGGGTTGCGTCCGCCGCCTTCGCTTCGTCCATCGAGCGGCAGCGCCATCGCCGCAATCAGCTTGCGCACAGCTGCTCTTCGTACTCTTGCCGCAGGTGCTTCCAGGTGCTCCACAGCGACGGCGGCTGCCTGCCATGCAGGAGGGCGACGAGCCGTGCCAGGTGGGCGTGCCAGCCGGCGCAGACATTGAGGATCAGGTTGTCGCCACTCAAGCGCCGGTGGGTCAAGGTCAGCAATACTTCCTGGCCCGACGCTTCCAGCTCGATGCTGACCTCGCCGACGCCCGGCCAGAGATAGCGCAGGCGATGTGGCGGCTCCACCTCGACAAACTCGCAGGTGGCGCGTGACTCGGCCGGGAAGCCCTCGGGTCGGTCTGCAGGCGCATCGGATAGATCGTCGTTGCGCCAGACCAGTTCGAACGTGGCGCCGGCATGCAGCGGCATGTGGCCGCTCGCGAGCCATTGCCGACGCAATTCGCTCTCGGTCAGGTAGGACCACACACGCTCCATCGAGCCGGGCAGCCGGCGCTGAATTCGCAGCACTTCACCATCGGACAACGTGCCGTGCCGGTCGTTGAAGGAAACATCGGTCATCGCTTTCCTCGCTTTCGTTGGGCGGTGGGACGAGCGGGCGACCGGCTCGAACCCGCGTTGCGCGGCGTCGCCGCGGAGTCCGCTCCGGCGCTGGCTGTCTCGAGGCGCAGCAGTTCCTCGAGCCGGTCCAGCCGTGCGGTCCAGAATTTCTCGTAGTAGCGGAGCCACTCGCTGGCAGCGGAAAGGGGATCCGCGTTCAGGCGGCAGACGTGCGTCCTGCCTTGCACGTCCCGCTGGATGAGCCCGGCGCCTTCCAGCGCCTTGATGTGCTTCGACGCAGCGGCCAGCGACATGCGGAACGGCTCGGCCAACTGACCGACGGTGTGCTCGCCCCCCGCCAGGCGGTTGAGCATCAGACGGCGCGTGGGATCGCCCAGCGCGCGAAAGATGGCATCGAGTCGGGATTCGTTAAATTCAACCATGGGGTTGAATTTATGCGGTGCGCGCCCATCTGTCAACCATTTAGTTGAATATATGGGGCGGGCCCACGCGTTGACCGATTCTGCGGCACGCAGTCAGCCCGGTCTCCTGGGCGATCCTGATCGGAGCGAAACCCTACGCCATGCTCGCGCCGTGCTCGCCATCATTCAAGAACCCGAGAAGAGTAAATCCAGACGCGGCAGCGGGCGGCGGAGGACGTTGGCCGCATCGAAGCCGTGGTTGTCTGCTGACCTTGCGGATATCGGAGAGCACCTCGTCAGCTTCGCTCGGGCCAAGTGGACGGGGCCGCCCCGCGGCCAGTTTCCATTTCTCACGCCAACGCAGGTGCTCTCGTCGGCTGCGGCGGGCGCGATGCACTGCTGGCATGCATCCCGATGCCGGTGGGCAGGTCGCCCGGCCGGCCCGGGCCGCCGCAGGCGGCCGTCAGCCGGCCGCCTTGCGCATCTGCATGATCGCGTTCACGGTTTCATGGGACAACTTGCTGAAATTGCCTCCGGTGGCGATCAGGGCCTCGGCCTCGGCTTTCTTGCCTGCGCTGGCCTGAGTGACGACCTGGGACGCACACTTGTGGAACTGCGCGTGGGAAGCGCGCAACTTCTCATAGGCATCCAGGCTCTTGTACTTCGAGCCTTCCCCGTAGATCCATTTGCCCAGATCGCACTGGTTGTCCATCGCGACCTTGGTGCTGTCGAGCTGTTCGCCCGTGCCGTCGATGAACGTGCGAAGGCGTACCTTCCATTTCGTGTGTGCGGCGATTGCTTCGTCGAAATTCATGCTATTCCCCTGATGGTCATGGCAGAGAGGCCATATCGGCGCGTTACGGTCGATTCGACCGCAACTTGATGCCGAGGGCCTGGCTTTCGATTTTCTGGCCGGAAACGGAGTCCTCCGGGAAGAACGGTCGCCGGTTCGGCGTCCGGCACCGGAGAAACCCGTGCGATCCGAAGGGCCCGGGCAGTGGTCTGCCCGCGCATCTGCCTGCGGCGGCGGACTGCGGGCGGGGCGTACGAAGGATCCGTCCGTCCGGTCTTGTGGCCCGCCAGTCCACCTCGCTGATCAGTTCGCGGCCTTGCGCATCCGCATGATGGCGTTGACCGTTTCCTGCGAGAGCTTGCTGAAGGTGCCCCCGGGGCCGATCAGCGCCTCGGCTTCCGTCTTCCTGCCCGACTCCGCCTTGGCGACGACCTGGCCTACGCACTTGTGCATCTGCGCGTGCGAGGCGCGAAGCTTCTGGTAGTCCTCGAGGCTCTTGTACTTCGCGCCTTCTCCATAGATCCACTTGCCGAGATCGCACTGGTCATCCATGGACGCCTTGGTTGCGTCGATCTTCTCGCCGGCTCCGTCGATGTACGTGCGAAGGCGGATTTTCCATTTTGTGTGGGCCGAAATGGCGTCGTCGAAGTTCACTTTTCTCACCTGGTCGAGATGGCTGAGATTGCCACCATTGCGTTCATCGGCCACATCTTCTGAATCTTGAGCCCCGCCAAAGGGCCGACGCGCAGATGGGGAAATGGACGATCGGAAACCGGAGCGCCGCAAAAGGGGAGGCGTCTTGACGCGCCGGGTTGCCCGCCGCGCCGGTACAGGCCTAGACTCGATCCATGAGTCTGCTTCTGCGCCATGTGTTCGCCGCCGTGCTCGTCGCGGTGCTCGGCATTTCCCTGCCGTTGCAGGGATGGGCTGCCGTGGCGATGCCGTTCTGCAAGCAAGGGGGCTTCCCGGCAGCTGGTCAGTCGCACGAGCACGGTGCCGATGGACAGACCGCCGCGCATCACGCCGGCCATGACATCTCCGGTCAGGGCATCGAGGCGCACGCAACTGGGGATTGCGCGGATCATCACACCAACCTTCGCTGCAATCAGTGCGATCTCTGTGCGCTGGCCTGTGCCGGCGCATTGCCTTCCTCGGCGCGGCACCTGGCGATCCTCGGGACGGATGTCCCGCGTCCCGGCGACATCGAGGCTGCATTCGCGTTCATCACCCATCCTCTCCTGAAACCTCCGCGCG is a genomic window of Betaproteobacteria bacterium containing:
- a CDS encoding CZB domain-containing protein, giving the protein MNFDEAIAAHTKWKVRLRTFIDGTGEQLDSTKVAMDNQCDLGKWIYGEGSKYKSLDAYEKLRASHAQFHKCASQVVTQASAGKKAEAEALIATGGNFSKLSHETVNAIMQMRKAAG
- a CDS encoding SRPBCC family protein translates to MTDVSFNDRHGTLSDGEVLRIQRRLPGSMERVWSYLTESELRRQWLASGHMPLHAGATFELVWRNDDLSDAPADRPEGFPAESRATCEFVEVEPPHRLRYLWPGVGEVSIELEASGQEVLLTLTHRRLSGDNLILNVCAGWHAHLARLVALLHGRQPPSLWSTWKHLRQEYEEQLCAS
- a CDS encoding CZB domain-containing protein, whose amino-acid sequence is MNFDDAISAHTKWKIRLRTYIDGAGEKIDATKASMDDQCDLGKWIYGEGAKYKSLEDYQKLRASHAQMHKCVGQVVAKAESGRKTEAEALIGPGGTFSKLSQETVNAIMRMRKAAN
- the ylqF gene encoding ribosome biogenesis GTPase YlqF, which codes for MSIQWFPGHMALAREKAAETMARTDVVIEVVDARLPQASANPMIAELCAHRQRPRLRVLNKADLADPAATREWLAAMPARKDFRAVALSCRNAGDAAKVIALCQALAPHRNDGTKPLRMMIMGIPNAGKSTLMNALVRRKVAKVGDEPAVTKAQQSLSMGPRMTLTDTPGLLWPKIVHPSDGLMLAASHAVGTNAVMEEEVAAFLAELLKRRYPSALKSRYGFDPAALDVHAMIEAIARRRGCQLRGGGLDLEKASLILLQDYRAGALGRISLETPATRAAMIAAAAQDADVTPGPDPAPSPG
- a CDS encoding helix-turn-helix transcriptional regulator, with the translated sequence MVEFNESRLDAIFRALGDPTRRLMLNRLAGGEHTVGQLAEPFRMSLAAASKHIKALEGAGLIQRDVQGRTHVCRLNADPLSAASEWLRYYEKFWTARLDRLEELLRLETASAGADSAATPRNAGSSRSPARPTAQRKRGKR